A genome region from Nycticebus coucang isolate mNycCou1 chromosome 22, mNycCou1.pri, whole genome shotgun sequence includes the following:
- the MARCKSL1 gene encoding MARCKS-related protein has product MGSQSSKAPRGDVTAEEAAGASPAKANGQENGHVKSNGDLSSKGEGESPPVNGTDEAAGATGDAIEPAPPSQGAEAKGEAPPKETPKKKKKFSFKKPFKLSGLSFKRNRKEGGGDSSASSPTEEEQEQGEIGACSDEGSAQEGKAVATPESQEPQAKGAEASAASKGGDTEEEAGPQAAEPSTPSGLESGPTSASVEQNE; this is encoded by the exons ATGGGCAGCCAGAGCTCCAAGGCTCCCCGGGGCGACGTGACCGCCGAAGAGGCAGCAGGCGCTTCCCCCGCGAAGGCCAATGGACAG GAGAATGGCCAcgtgaaaagcaatggagacttATCCTCCAAGGGTGAAGGGGAATCGCCCCCCGTGAACGGAACAGATGAGGCAGCCGGGGCGACCGGCGATGCCATCGAGCCAGCACCCCCTAGCCAGGGAGCTGAGGCAAAGGGGGAGGCCCCCCCAAAGGAGACccccaagaagaagaagaaattttctttcaaGAAGCCTTTCAAATTAAGCGGTCTGTCCTTCAAGAGAAATcggaaggagggtgggggtgattcttctgcctcctcacCCACAGAGGAAGAGCAGGAGCAGGGGGAGATTGGTGCCTGCAGCGACGAGGGCAGTGCCCAGGAAGGGAAGGCTGTTGCCACCCCCGAGAGCCAGGAGCCCCAGGCCAAGGGGGCAGAGGCTAGTGCTGCCTCCAAGGGAGGAGACACAGAAGAGGAGGCAGGGCCCCAGGCTGCAGAGCCGTCCACTCCCTCGGGGCTGGAGAGTGGCCCTACATCGGCCAGCGTTGAGCAGAATGAGTAg